The Nitrospira sp. DNA window CGCTGGGACGAACGTTATTCCAATTGGGCGATACCGACGGCGCCATCGACGAATACCGGACCGCCTTGCGTTTTCATCCCACCGTGGCGCAAGCCCATCTGGATCTCGGCACCGCGCTCATGGCCAAACAAGACTGGCGCACGGCCATGACGGAGTTGCAGGAAGCGGCTCGTCTTGATCCCGCCCTCGTACAAGCGCACTACAGCATGGGCACGATTCAGTACACGCGCGGCAACATTCAATCCGCCATCAAGGCCTACCAGGAAGCGCTGCGGCTGAAGCCGGATTTTGCCGAAGCCCACTACCGCTTGGGATTGGTCCTCAAAGTGGCTGGGCGCGACAAGGATGCGGCGCAGGAGCTCGAAGCCGCCGCCCTGGCCGGTCTCGCCAAGGCGCAATACTTCCTCGGCAATGCCTATCGCTCAGGTCAGGGTGTTGAAAAGAGTCAGATCATGGCCATCACCTGGTGGGCGCAGGCGTTTGAACAAGGGTTGCCGGAAGCCTCACAGGCCCTGACGCAGCTCAGACGGCTGGCGGCGGTAAAGGGCAATCTGCAGACGAAACAATCCAAGGCTGCGGCCGAAGCCTTCAAGAACTATTGCGACCAACTCTGGTTGGATTTTCCTGATCTCGACCGTGACCAGCCAACACAAACTGTCGGGACCACGCTCCTCAATCAGGGCCGCACCGCCGAAGCCCTGCCGGTGCTGTTGCGGGAAGCCTATGCGCTGAACGAAATCTCCCATGCGACCCTCGTGCAACTGTATGAGCAGGGACTCGACGGTCAACTGCCGCCCCATGGCCAATGGATTTTGAGCTACCTGGAATCGACGGCCGCCGACGGCGCGATTCCATCCCGCACGGCCCTCGCACGAATCTACGCCAAAGGCTTAGGGTTGGCTCCCGATCTCGCAAAGGCCAAGAGTTATCTGAAAGGTCTCCCACGGGAGGACGTCAAACGGATCCTCGACGACGTCGCGCCTGAGCCGCCGAAACCCTAGTCACGACCATTGCATGAGTACCGCCACCCGCTTGTTCGTCAGGAATGTCTGGCTGCAAGCCCTGGTTATGGCCTTGTCGGCCCTCCTGGTCACCGGGATAATCTGGACGGCGGCTCCCGCAACATTCCACACGCTCGAATGGGCTCCCTACGACACCTGGACACAGCTCCGCCCCCAGCCTGCGCCCGATTCATATCTACTCCTCATTCCGAGAGAGCAGGCCAGCGACCAACAGTTCGGCACAGGCCAGTGGGATCGTAGTCTCGCGGCCACGCTGCTCACCGCGCTGCATGACGCCGGCGCAACGGCGATCGGCCTCGATATTCCGCTCGACCTCCCCAGCCCGCCCCATCTCGGCGGGGCCGTCAGCGACGCCCTGCTGATCGAAGCCGTCAA harbors:
- a CDS encoding tetratricopeptide repeat protein; translation: MFLQRVAFGRWVLFVAVTLPLQPLPVDAQTESSPSPATETVQRESPVAETPAPPPVEAAPQEAIRVEPLPSEPATPPPPPPPSTSSPSSPPAPPIVVPAPAPLTPLEVLAQARQALHAEPDAQEPRLTLGRTLFQLGDTDGAIDEYRTALRFHPTVAQAHLDLGTALMAKQDWRTAMTELQEAARLDPALVQAHYSMGTIQYTRGNIQSAIKAYQEALRLKPDFAEAHYRLGLVLKVAGRDKDAAQELEAAALAGLAKAQYFLGNAYRSGQGVEKSQIMAITWWAQAFEQGLPEASQALTQLRRLAAVKGNLQTKQSKAAAEAFKNYCDQLWLDFPDLDRDQPTQTVGTTLLNQGRTAEALPVLLREAYALNEISHATLVQLYEQGLDGQLPPHGQWILSYLESTAADGAIPSRTALARIYAKGLGLAPDLAKAKSYLKGLPREDVKRILDDVAPEPPKP